Genomic window (Nitrosophilus kaiyonis):
GTCGTACTGGCATTTCAGTCATTTTTGCTCCATAAAGGGCAGCAAGTACAGGAATAAATCTATGAAGTTCTCCATAAAGACCAAGATTTTTAGCAACATCTTTTCTAAAAACTTTCAGTGTACATCCATAATCGCTTATATACACACCGGTACTTTTTCTAATAATCCAATTTGCAATTTTGCTTGGAATTTTTCTTAATAAAAATCCATCTTGTCTTTTTGCTCTTATTCCTGCAACTACATCCCAACCCTCTTTTTCTAATTTTTCCATCATTATAGGAATATCTCTAGGGTCATTTTGTAAATCGCCATCAATTGTTGCAATAATTTCACCTTCTGCTTCATCAATTCCAGCTGCCATCGCAGTTGTTTGACCAAAATTTCTATTAAATACAATAAGTTTTGTTTTCTCGTCTGCTTCTTCTTTTATTTTTTGAACAGTATTGTCTGTCGAGCCATCATCAACGAAAATAAGCTCATAATCAATTCCTTTTAACGCTTCTCTTAAAGCTTTAAATAATGGCTTAATATTTTCCTCTTCATTCATTACAGGAATAACAACAGATAATTTTTTCATAAATCACCTCTTTTTAAAATAAAATAGTAACTTAAACGTGCAGCAAAATAGACAAAAAAAGCACTAAAAATAACATCACTTAAAAAGTGTCCACCTTGAATAATTCTTATCAATCCAACAAGACTACCCCAGCTTAATGCTAAAATTGCAGTGATTATTTTTTCTTTTTTTCTTCTAAAAAGTGGAACTAAAGATATAAAATAAAATGCTGCTGCTGCATGTCCACTAGTAAAAGAGCAGTTTTTTT
Coding sequences:
- a CDS encoding glycosyltransferase family 2 protein, with amino-acid sequence MKKLSVVIPVMNEEENIKPLFKALREALKGIDYELIFVDDGSTDNTVQKIKEEADEKTKLIVFNRNFGQTTAMAAGIDEAEGEIIATIDGDLQNDPRDIPIMMEKLEKEGWDVVAGIRAKRQDGFLLRKIPSKIANWIIRKSTGVYISDYGCTLKVFRKDVAKNLGLYGELHRFIPVLAALYGAKMTEMPVRHHPRIHGVSKYGIGRTFKVISDLMLMLFFQKYGNKPMHLFGTLGFGMFGIGILIDFYLFLLKLFGYDIGQRPLLILGVMLTLGGIQLITTGFLAEIMMRTYYESQNKKPYVIKEKFIGH